From the Blastocatellia bacterium genome, one window contains:
- a CDS encoding ParA family protein, translated as MKVIALANQKGGVGKTTITRELSACRAMRGFQVLAIGCDSQGSLARSWCETQPEWPTLSNVTTEAFLNSPAQIDIAQCLDCRGQGFYYPNGIGNGPAAKCKHGKLQHQ; from the coding sequence ATGAAAGTTATCGCCTTAGCTAATCAGAAAGGCGGCGTCGGCAAGACCACCATCACGCGCGAGCTGTCGGCCTGCCGCGCCATGCGGGGCTTCCAGGTTCTCGCCATCGGCTGCGACAGCCAGGGCTCGCTGGCGCGCTCCTGGTGCGAGACACAGCCCGAGTGGCCGACGCTCTCCAACGTGACGACCGAGGCATTCTTGAACTCGCCGGCGCAGATTGACATTGCCCAGTGCCTGGACTGCCGCGGGCAAGGGTTCTATTACCCCAATGGCATTGGCAATGGACCTGCGGCGAAGTGTAAGCACGGTAAGCTACAGCATCAATAG
- a CDS encoding N-6 DNA methylase: protein MRQMFFLPFSKEPPGSFLKEAYRSLGYEKGALLEAVSFPSPGSREMEEWLQKGDWLSLAKKVGAEKVFFVNDDPVIVFCEVRDSQDATGLIKAFRQAWCMARPQCLFLALPGELRVYSLNRPPAKSVGEWQSLSPLAVANSVLDVAVKLNAFRREQVESGRLFEERYFGNIEERADRRLIHDLKAVRQALLDSPLKKRYAHALIGRSIFVRYLEDREVLIPKYFELVAKGHPAWEAILSEVPEKPALTIDLEKRRYDRVLRNKDFTYALFNRLAEDFNGDMFPRDLEEEQAVDQHHLNLLRGFLLGESNSDQPTLFFWAYDFEIIPIELISSIYEEFYHENNEDDKGTHYTPSVLVEYVLSRALTSDRLATNPKVLDPACGSGIFLVEAFRRMVRFSVQRQEGSLPSPDELRQILRNQIRGIEINTEATHVAAFSLYLALLHYQKPPDILASKRLPYLIHAEGQPKDEHHYHLLFNSNAFSLTPSERVELQGRLEQSRVFTGRAEVQRMLTDDRTLDIELHSFDIIVGNPPWSEAGSGSDIKKDKERDDGRLQAIRWAKAYERTVGDKSYSQLFIYRTLSLVKDPGVIGLLVHSSVIFNQRSTSQEFRQVWLSESTINEVVNFVHVRRLFFDKSIAPFIFVHFGLKNNDKEDSHLIYVSARRTRAAERLRTVVLTNADQRIVRKSELKNRDYLWKTYWWGTHRDSALLAVLDAEVRLKDLLKEDDASPGYGFQRGGQNPSDTLKELKPLKSEKLRWYGPLRKEWFEDPPKGVKRQPDERLYQNQRLIVVRGIKASYGACARLEYDEFSFRHTIYCVPLPSLPTWQAKLILGIFWSSLGRYRLFMTSGSWGAWYDQTVPSDILLMPVRIPEEENAVVKRIVSAVDSIRSLTTAIPAEFLQELNTAIFDLFGFTAPERDLVNDFLDYKFDLLINGADSAAQQRTRSRLQTSQGTIANLPTHQDSHQELEGYLYAFLQVWNRELEPNGEFRWRVIRPRDTPMVAVVFTTQEKGSSLPEILSSEKEQWELLLARCEEILLQPVTQRIYIDAIVRAVTDTDIFIIKRDERWLWTRSVAREDAEATLLQAMQMQASTLER, encoded by the coding sequence ATGAGACAAATGTTCTTCTTACCATTCTCAAAAGAACCGCCCGGCTCCTTTCTTAAGGAAGCCTATCGAAGCCTTGGGTATGAAAAAGGGGCATTACTCGAGGCCGTTTCATTTCCGTCTCCTGGAAGCCGCGAGATGGAAGAATGGTTACAAAAAGGAGATTGGCTTTCTCTCGCAAAGAAGGTTGGCGCTGAGAAGGTATTCTTCGTGAATGATGATCCTGTGATTGTGTTTTGCGAGGTCCGAGATTCGCAAGATGCCACAGGTTTAATAAAAGCTTTTCGCCAAGCGTGGTGCATGGCCAGGCCACAATGCTTATTCCTAGCTTTACCTGGCGAGCTCCGCGTCTATAGCCTTAACAGACCTCCAGCGAAAAGTGTCGGCGAATGGCAGAGCCTTAGTCCGCTTGCGGTCGCCAATAGCGTATTGGACGTTGCTGTAAAGCTGAATGCATTCCGACGTGAGCAGGTAGAGTCTGGCCGCCTGTTTGAAGAAAGGTATTTTGGAAATATTGAAGAGCGTGCTGATCGCCGTTTGATTCACGACTTAAAGGCCGTGCGTCAGGCTTTGTTGGACTCTCCGCTTAAGAAGCGCTACGCGCATGCCTTGATAGGACGGTCTATCTTCGTTCGCTATCTAGAGGACCGTGAGGTTCTGATACCAAAGTATTTCGAGCTAGTGGCCAAAGGCCACCCTGCATGGGAAGCGATTCTCTCTGAAGTGCCGGAAAAACCTGCCCTGACCATTGACTTAGAAAAACGCCGATATGACCGTGTGCTTCGTAACAAGGACTTCACTTATGCCCTCTTCAATAGGCTTGCAGAAGACTTCAATGGGGATATGTTCCCGCGAGATCTGGAGGAAGAGCAAGCAGTTGATCAACATCATCTCAATTTGCTTCGTGGGTTCCTGCTCGGTGAGAGCAACTCTGACCAACCAACACTCTTCTTCTGGGCATATGATTTTGAAATTATTCCTATTGAGCTAATCAGCAGTATTTACGAAGAGTTCTATCATGAGAATAACGAAGATGATAAAGGAACTCACTACACGCCGAGTGTTCTTGTTGAGTATGTCCTTTCAAGAGCATTAACATCGGATCGGCTGGCCACGAATCCTAAGGTCCTCGATCCTGCATGTGGCTCCGGGATCTTTTTAGTAGAAGCCTTCAGGCGAATGGTACGCTTTAGCGTTCAACGGCAAGAAGGGAGTTTGCCATCACCTGACGAGCTTAGGCAGATTCTCCGCAATCAAATTAGGGGAATAGAGATCAACACAGAGGCCACACACGTAGCTGCCTTCAGCCTATACTTAGCTCTTCTTCACTACCAGAAACCGCCTGACATTCTTGCCAGCAAGCGACTTCCTTATTTGATTCATGCAGAAGGTCAGCCAAAAGATGAGCATCATTACCATCTGCTTTTTAACTCAAATGCCTTCAGCCTTACACCGAGCGAACGAGTTGAACTACAAGGAAGGCTAGAGCAAAGCAGAGTCTTCACGGGGCGTGCAGAAGTGCAGCGTATGCTGACAGATGACCGTACCTTGGATATAGAACTACACAGCTTCGATATAATTGTTGGGAATCCCCCGTGGTCTGAGGCGGGCAGTGGCTCTGATATTAAGAAAGATAAAGAGCGAGATGATGGGAGATTACAAGCTATTCGATGGGCAAAAGCATATGAACGCACTGTCGGTGATAAAAGCTATTCACAGCTTTTTATATACAGAACATTATCTCTAGTAAAAGATCCTGGGGTGATTGGGTTACTCGTTCACTCAAGTGTCATATTCAATCAGAGGAGTACCAGTCAAGAGTTCCGCCAGGTTTGGCTTTCAGAGTCAACAATCAATGAAGTCGTGAATTTTGTTCATGTCCGAAGATTATTCTTTGATAAGTCCATAGCCCCTTTCATCTTTGTCCATTTTGGGTTAAAGAACAATGACAAAGAAGATTCACATCTTATTTATGTCAGTGCAAGGCGTACAAGGGCAGCTGAGCGACTTCGAACGGTCGTTTTAACTAATGCTGATCAACGCATAGTACGCAAGTCCGAGTTGAAGAACAGAGATTATCTATGGAAAACCTATTGGTGGGGAACGCATCGAGATTCGGCGTTGCTTGCTGTTCTTGATGCTGAGGTTAGATTGAAAGATTTGCTGAAAGAGGATGATGCCAGCCCTGGTTATGGCTTTCAGCGTGGCGGGCAAAATCCTAGTGATACCTTGAAGGAATTGAAGCCACTAAAAAGTGAGAAATTGCGGTGGTACGGGCCGCTAAGGAAAGAGTGGTTTGAAGATCCTCCGAAAGGGGTAAAAAGGCAGCCGGATGAAAGGCTATATCAAAACCAGAGATTAATTGTAGTAAGAGGAATAAAGGCATCGTATGGAGCGTGCGCACGTCTCGAATACGATGAATTCTCATTCAGACATACTATCTATTGTGTTCCCTTGCCGTCTCTTCCAACTTGGCAAGCTAAACTGATCTTAGGCATTTTCTGGTCCTCACTAGGACGGTACAGGCTTTTTATGACATCAGGCAGTTGGGGGGCGTGGTACGACCAGACTGTGCCTTCGGATATTCTTTTAATGCCCGTGAGGATCCCTGAAGAAGAAAATGCAGTTGTCAAAAGAATTGTTTCTGCTGTTGACTCGATTCGCTCCTTAACTACTGCGATTCCAGCAGAGTTTTTACAAGAACTGAACACTGCAATCTTCGACTTATTTGGGTTCACTGCGCCTGAACGGGACCTAGTTAATGATTTCTTAGATTATAAATTCGACCTTCTAATTAACGGGGCTGACTCAGCGGCGCAGCAAAGGACAAGGAGTAGGCTTCAAACGTCACAAGGTACTATTGCCAACCTACCAACTCACCAAGATTCCCATCAGGAGTTGGAAGGATACCTTTACGCATTTCTCCAAGTATGGAACCGTGAACTAGAGCCGAACGGTGAGTTTAGATGGCGGGTCATTCGCCCACGGGATACACCGATGGTAGCCGTTGTCTTTACGACTCAAGAGAAAGGATCATCGCTGCCAGAGATCCTTTCGAGTGAAAAAGAACAGTGGGAATTGCTTCTTGCGCGATGTGAAGAAATTCTATTACAGCCTGTGACTCAGCGCATCTACATTGATGCCATTGTTCGTGCAGTTACAGATACAGATATTTTCATTATAAAGCGAGACGAAAGATGGCTATGGACTCGCAGTGTTGCCCGCGAGGACGCAGAGGCTACGCTACTCCAAGCCATGCAGATGCAGGCCAGTACCTTGGAGAGATAG
- a CDS encoding DUF5681 domain-containing protein, with the protein MSSKAKSDGLRTAPRDHSSPESASGAGREVYLDALINQFSGGEKQEENRRRGGQFQPGQSGNPATQFQPGQSGNPNGRPRVSMTATLRRKVDEQMPGAAATYAEAIAERLCVKAALGDVRAATLIWDRLEGKATQPIELTATEKRREMWMRMVDDLAQKYKKPREQVIEDVIAREPEAAEYLR; encoded by the coding sequence GTGTCGTCGAAAGCCAAGAGCGATGGCCTGCGCACAGCGCCACGCGATCACTCATCGCCAGAATCGGCGAGCGGCGCCGGCAGAGAAGTCTACCTGGACGCCCTGATAAATCAATTCTCCGGGGGCGAAAAACAGGAGGAAAACAGGAGGCGCGGCGGCCAATTCCAGCCCGGCCAGTCGGGCAATCCTGCGACGCAATTCCAGCCCGGTCAATCAGGCAATCCGAACGGGCGGCCCCGCGTCAGCATGACGGCGACGCTCAGGCGCAAGGTTGACGAGCAAATGCCGGGGGCGGCGGCCACCTACGCGGAGGCCATTGCCGAGAGGCTGTGCGTCAAAGCAGCCCTGGGCGACGTGCGCGCCGCAACGCTGATCTGGGATCGGCTCGAAGGCAAGGCGACGCAGCCCATTGAATTGACCGCCACCGAGAAGCGCCGCGAGATGTGGATGCGGATGGTTGACGACCTGGCGCAGAAGTATAAAAAGCCTCGCGAGCAGGTGATCGAGGACGTCATCGCGCGCGAGCCCGAAGCCGCGGAGTACTTGAGATGA
- a CDS encoding excisionase family DNA-binding protein: MAGNRKTFTEAARYLGVSLPKLRALVKERKITVEKDPLDERKKLIKTAELRKLKEARP, encoded by the coding sequence ATGGCCGGGAACAGAAAGACCTTCACCGAAGCCGCTCGCTATCTCGGCGTCTCGCTGCCTAAGCTGCGGGCGCTGGTCAAAGAAAGAAAAATCACCGTCGAAAAGGACCCGCTCGACGAGCGTAAGAAGCTGATCAAGACGGCTGAATTGCGCAAACTAAAAGAGGCCAGGCCATGA